A segment of the Acidobacteriota bacterium genome:
TGACGCCGGTGGCGTTGGGCTCGATCTCCGGATCCGGGGTGCGGGACAGCCACCGCCCATTGGGGTCGTAGAGGTCCAGCTTGTAGTCGGAGACCTCGGTCCCCTCGCCGGTGTAGAGCAGGACGTAGATATAGCCGCGCATCTCCGCCGCCATGTCCAGGTAGGTCACCCGCTCGCCGCCGTCCGCTCCGTGGAGCTCGAAGGTAGGCCTGTACTCCTCCGCCAGCAGCTGAGTGGCGTCGTCGGGGTCCCGGCTCACGAGGTAGGACTGGGAGCTGTCCTCGTCCCGCAGCACCCACCGGGCTCCCGGCGTGCGCACGTCCACCGTCACCCGCGAGGTGAGCACGGCGTTGGCGGCGATCTCCACGTCGCGGGTGGCGAAGGCGTCCCGCAGCTGTTGGGAGATGATGCCCTGGCCCAGATCCACGGCATAGGTGGCGGGGACCTGGAGGCCGTTGCCGCTCACCGCCGCCTGCTGGGAGAGGGTGATGCCTTGGGCGGCGAATTCCGCCACCACCACTTCGTCCACCGCGTCCCGGTCCAGCACCTTGCGCAGCTCCAGGGGCATCTGGAACGGCGGGTCCGCCTGCACCAGCAGGTGATCCTCCTCCGCCGTCACCGGATAGCTGCCCCCCTGGTCGGCGATCAGCCACTCGCTGGAGAGGTCGGCGCCGTTGCCCTGGAGGTTGAGGGTTTCGGGGGAGTCCTGAGCGATGTCGTACTGCCCACCGGTGTCGGTGATATTCCAATGGCTGGAGAGCTCGGTGCCGCCGGCGGCAAAGCGCTCCCGCAGGGCTTCGGTGACCAGGCCCTCATCCAGCTGCGGCGCGAAGACCTGAGCGTCAAGGGAGGTGACCTGGGCGCCGGCGAAGGTCGCCACCGGGTTGCCGTTGAGATCGAAGGCCTGGACTCGGCGGCTCAAGGTCTCCAGGACCAAGAGTCGCCCGTCGGGGGTGACGGTCACCGCCTTGGGCCCCAGGAGCAAGCCCTGACGGACGCCCTCACCGGAGACCACCGAGGCCGGCTCCGCCTCCGCGTCGGGCTTCCCCGCCTCGGGGATCTGGATGATCTCCATCTTGTTGTTCTGGTAGCTCACTCCCACCACATAGCCGGCGGGGTGGACCACCACCGAGTCCAGGTGCGGCTCGGTGAAATAGCCCCAGCTCTCCCCCGGCTGCATGTCGAAGGGGGTCTTCTCGTCCAGCACCACTCGGCGCAGGTGATAGACGCCGGAGCGGGGGTCGACATAGAAGTTGTTGGGACTGTAGGCCGGCGTCGGATAGTCGAAGACGCTGATGCGGCCGTCGGTCTCCCGGCGCAGGTCGTAGGTGGGCTCGGAGAGGCCGGTGTTGAGGGTCCAATGGACCGTCTCCTGCTCCACCGTCACGGTGGCGTCCGCGGGTAGCGGATAGCCGTTGAGCCGGAAGGCCTCCTCCAGCGCCGGGCTCACCTCCCCTTGGTCCAATCCCTCCTGGAAGGTTCCCGCCAGGGAGAAGAGCGGCGCCGGGCCGAATTGGTCGTAGACCAGGTAGGGCTCGCCGGAGAAACCGCAGCTGGGGAATTTGAGCGCCGACTCCGGCATCGACAGGGTGCTGATGTTCTGGAAGGCGTAGATCTGGCCGTCGGTGGGATCGGTGGAGCCACAGAAGGGCAGATTCTGCCCCGACGCCTGCCAAGTGTAGCCCAGCATGTAGGCCTTGTCGTTGAGGCTGAGATTGACCAACTGCGCCAGATTGTGGCCTCCGGAAGCGCCGGAGAGATCGGAACGCACCGCCGTCGGCTGATCCCCCTTGTGCCAGACGTGGCGCTGGGTCTGGGTGTCGTAGGTGAGCTTTTGCTCGTAGAGATATTGGGTTTGAGGGGTGAGGGGCACCAGCTGCTCCTGGATCTGCCCCGAGATGGCCAGCACGCCGCCGCTGCCCTCCGGCGCCACGGCGTCGAGCCAGGCGCTGGTCCAGCGGCCGGCGAGCCAGTCGGTCTCCGAATAGACGCCGAAGCCGGCCTGGAATTGACCGCCGCCGGGGAGCTCCGGAAAAGTCACCGTCACCGGGTCGGCGCGCTTGGAGGGGTCCTCCGGCAGACGCCCATAGACGGTGTAATTGGTGCCGTTGCGGTATTGCACGGTGGAGGTCCAATAGCGCGCCACCTCCGGCCAGATGGCGGGCTCGGAGGCGGTGCCGTGGAGGGGATCGGGATAGATCGTCGCCTCCAGGGTCAGCTGGCGCTTGACCTCGACGGTGTACGTGGCCGGCGAGATGGCCACCTCGATGGTGGTCTCCGCCAGATTGCGCAGGCTCAGCGCCATATTCGCCATGCGGAAGGCGAAGCCGACGTAGGGGATGGCGCTGGTGAGCGCGGCCGCGGTGAGCTTGGCGGTGATGTACGCCGCCAGCGCCTGCAACCCCTTGCCCACCAGGATGCCGGCGATGGCCCCGGCGAAGCTGGTGAGCACCCGCTTGGTATTGCCGATGGCCGCCGCCGTCGCCACGCCGCCGCCGACGATGGGGAACGCCACCGCCACCGCCGCCATGACGTTGTTGATGTCGCTGACGAAGCGCTTGAACCAGGCATTGCTGGTGATGGCGGCGCCGCCCAGCAGGAAGATCGTGGGCACGCCGTATTGGAAGATGCCGGTGAGCAGAATTCCCATGGGATCCACCGTCTGGTCCCAATTACGGGTACCGATGCCGCCGAAGTACAGGCGACAGGAAGCCGCGTTGGCGGGCCATTGAAAGTCGAGGATCTTCGGATCCGTGGGCATGGGAATGCCGAGGATGACGCTCACCGCCGTCACCGACGAAATGTACTTCTTGCTGGCGGTCTCGAACTCCTCCCGCAGGAAGGCCGGGAAAGACGGCAGCTGCTCGACCCAGCCGGGAGGGTTCTCGATGGGCTTGCCGTCGGAATCCAGGAACTCGACGTAGGCCACCAGGGTGCGAAGGAACTTATTCTTCGCGGCGATGGCGAATTGCCCCTGCCGCGGATCGGTGCCGTCGGGGGCGAAGACGATGGATTCCTTGGGCACCGACAGACCGAAGCCCGGGGTGCGGTTGTTGAGGGTGAAGTCGTACTCCCCGGCCATGGCCGTGCCGCCGCGGGCGGCGGAGCGCTTGGCCAGCAGCTGGTCCACCGCATCGGCGGATTGGCGCACGTCCGGCGAGCCCTGGTTCACCGCCCACAGCTGGTTCTCCAGCCGCGGGTCGTCCTGGGAGGTACGCAGGCTCTGGTTCACCGTGCCCACGGCGGAGGTGTCCTGGGGCGGCGCCTCGTCGGTACCGGTGATGGCGTCGTTGAGGTCGTAGTAATAAACCGTGTCGCCTTCCTTATACCCTTCCGCCTCGTACCCCGGCCCCCAGGCCAGGGGCTCGCCGTATTGATCCACCGACGGAGCGATGGTGGCCCAGCCGCCGGTCTCCGAGGCCGGTCCCAGGGAGGAGATGAGGGTGGCGAAGGCGTAGAGATCGTCCGCGGTGTCGATGTGGTCGTCCATCACCACCGCCGCCGTCTGGTCGTTGCGGCTGCCCAGCTGGGGATGGGAGAAGGTCAGGCTCTTGGCCACCTCCAGCGGCGAGTCCGCCACCAGGTCGGCGTCCGCCCAGACGTCTACCAGCTCGTCCTGCGGAATCTCGGCGGTGACACCGAGGCGGCGGAAGATGGACGGACGACGCTCGAGGAAGTCGTCCAGGTGCGTCTCCCGGTGCGCCCGGCGCGCCTCGCTGGGCACGTAAGGCAGCATGCTCGCCACCCCCGGCAGCGGCGCCCCTTCGATGGGAAAGGTCACCCGCACGATGCGGGCGACGTCGGAAGGCACCTTGGCTCCCTCGACGAAATGGCTGATCTTCTTCAGCTGCCCCTCGTCCAGGAGAGCCAGGGCGCGGTTGCTCCGCTGATGCTCGGCGAGGGTCTCGGCGGTGTGGCGGCGCAGCGGGAAATGCCCCTCGCCGGTGTCCAACACGTAGTCGTGATCGAGGCCTGCGTAGTGCAGGTCGAAGTGGAAGGTCTTGGTTTCGATGCGGTTCATCATCTGCTCCTTGAATGAGAAATTCGGGTCACGAAGGGCCGGTGGCTCAGACGTTGGGACACCAGGTGGTGGGGCTAGGGATGCAGGAAGGGGGAGACGGCGGCTGGACCGCGGTCATCATGTCCTCCCAGGACACCCCGCTGGCGACGTTGGCGCCGTAGCTCTGCTGGTTGGGGCAGGTGGTGCTGTCGCTCAGCGCCGAGGCGGTGAGCCCCGTGGGACGCACCGGGAGCGGCGCGATGGTGAGGCTGCCGGTGCCGTCGGGGCGCACCACGGTGATCTCCGAGCCGTAGACCCGAATCTCCGAGGCACCGCCCACCAGCCGGTAGCCGGTGTAGCCCAGCCCCGCCACCGTCGCGGAGGTCAATGTCTCCTTGATCTCCCAGCGGCTGCCCTCCACCAGCACCCGGACGTAGGGGTTGGTGCACGGCGGCAGGGAGTAGCTCTCGTCCTCGAAGTCCTGCAGCAGCCCGCTGGCCAGGAGCTGGTCGTCGAGGGAGCCGGCGTAGGCGGAGGTGAGGTCGAAGAGGGCTTCCGGGGCGGTCACGGACGAGATGCCGCTCACCGCGATCGCCCCGCTGGTGAGCTCCAGGAGGAACTTCTTGTAGCGGGCACCGGTGGGGCCGACGGCACTGGTGAGCCAGATCTGCCACTCGCGGCCGAGACGGTCCACCTGCACCTGCGGGTTGGAGCACGGCAGCAGGCCCTGCCCCGCCTGGGTGAAGGCGTCCGCCACCTCGGCGGTGAGCCAGCGGCGGTCCAGATCCGCGGCGAGGCCGGACGGCGCCGGGAAGAGGGACACGCCGTCCTCCAAAGCCACGGCGGCGTTGCTCAGATTGGCGGAGCCCAGCTTGGCGCCGCTGAAGTCCGTGCCCTGGAGATTGGCGGAGACCAGCGAGGCCGCCACCCCACCGGTGGTGGGCTGAAGATCCGCTCCCACCAGGACGGCGTTGGCCAGGTTGGCGGCGTCCAGCTTGGCTCCTGCGAGCCGGCCCTGGGTCAGGTCGACGCTACCCAGATTGGCGTTGGACAGGTCCACCTGCTCCATGGTGGCGTTGTCCGCCCGGGCGAGGGTTCCGTAGAAGCTGGAGTGGGAGAGATTGACCCCGGTGAGCTTGGCGTCGGTGAGCACCGCGTCGGGCATGTAGGCCAGGGAGAGGTCCGCCGCCGGCAGGCCGTCCGCCGCTTGCAGCACGGCGTTGGTGAGATCCGCTCCTTGCAGCTTGATCCCTGAGAGGTGGGCGCCGCTGAGGCGCGCCTGGCCATCGAAGAGAGCCTCTGAGGCATCCGCCCGACTGAGCTGGGCTCGCCGCAGATCGGCACCGGTGAACACCGTCCGATGGAGCTTGGCACCGAGGAAGAAGGCCCCCTTCAGGTCCGCACCGTCGAAGCGGGTGTCCTGGAGATCGACGCCCGAAAAGACCACCCCCTGGAGCCAGCCACCGGAAAGATCCGCGCCCTGCAGATCGTCGGCACACCCCTGCACCGTGGCCCGGTTGAGGTTCAGATCCTTCCACTGGGGTACGAACTCACAGCCCAGCACCGAGCCGGTGAAGGTGGTTCGGCACTCGCCCCCCGGGGCCGCCGCCTTGATCACTGGACCGAAGATCACCGTCGTGAGATCGGTGCTGG
Coding sequences within it:
- a CDS encoding pentapeptide repeat-containing protein; translated protein: MFSQDSSTFETLRQHRWNILPLGLCLLASLLTALVAVPAEAQLGALCPDATHSGADYSGQDLQDRNFSNQDLAGANFTGADLQGATFAGADLQGADFTAANLGLSPSNQRPASFSRANLDGACFNQSLMVRTDFQFASLNCSVFASTDLTTVIFGPVIKAAAPGGECRTTFTGSVLGCEFVPQWKDLNLNRATVQGCADDLQGADLSGGWLQGVVFSGVDLQDTRFDGADLKGAFFLGAKLHRTVFTGADLRRAQLSRADASEALFDGQARLSGAHLSGIKLQGADLTNAVLQAADGLPAADLSLAYMPDAVLTDAKLTGVNLSHSSFYGTLARADNATMEQVDLSNANLGSVDLTQGRLAGAKLDAANLANAVLVGADLQPTTGGVAASLVSANLQGTDFSGAKLGSANLSNAAVALEDGVSLFPAPSGLAADLDRRWLTAEVADAFTQAGQGLLPCSNPQVQVDRLGREWQIWLTSAVGPTGARYKKFLLELTSGAIAVSGISSVTAPEALFDLTSAYAGSLDDQLLASGLLQDFEDESYSLPPCTNPYVRVLVEGSRWEIKETLTSATVAGLGYTGYRLVGGASEIRVYGSEITVVRPDGTGSLTIAPLPVRPTGLTASALSDSTTCPNQQSYGANVASGVSWEDMMTAVQPPSPPSCIPSPTTWCPNV